A window from Peromyscus eremicus chromosome 1, PerEre_H2_v1, whole genome shotgun sequence encodes these proteins:
- the LOC131902239 gene encoding olfactory receptor 13G1: MNNSIVREFTILGLTQKSELQGLLFIIFLFIYLVAFFGNMLIVIAIIYNTTLHTPMYVLLLALAVVDIICTTSIIPKMLGTMLTSENSISYGGCMSQLFFFTWSLGAEMVLFTTMAYDRYVAICFPLRYSTIMNHFTCAALLSIVMGIAVTNSWVHTGLILRLTFCGPNTIDHFFCEIPPLLALSCSPVRVNEVMVYVADITLAVGDFTLTCISYGFIIAAILRIRTTEGKKKAFSTCSSHLMVVSLYYSPVIYTYIRPASSYNFERDKVVAALYTLVTPTLNPIVYSFRNKEMQAGIRKVFAFLKG; the protein is encoded by the coding sequence ATGAACAACAGCATTGTTAGAGAGTTTACAATTCTGGGACTCACTCAAAAGTCTGAACTTCAGGGACTTCTTTTCATTATCTTCCTTTTTATCTACCTTGTGGCTTTCTTTGGTAATATGCTAATTGTCATTGCCATAATCTACAACACTACCTTGCACACCCCAATGTATGTTCTCCTTCTGGCCCTGGCTGTTGTGGACATCATCTGCACAACGAGCATCATTCCAAAGATGCTGGGAACAATGCTAACATCAGAAAATTCAATCTCATATggaggctgcatgtctcagctcTTCTTCTTTACATGGTCCCTGGGGGCTGAGATGGTGCTCTTCACTaccatggcctatgaccgctacgtggccatttgtttcccacttcgGTACAGTACTATTATGAACCACTTTACATGTGCAGCCTTGCTCAGCATCGTCATGGGTATTGCAGTAACCAATTCCTGGGTGCACACAGGTCTCATTCTAAGGCTGACTTTCTGTGGGCCAAATACAATTGATCATTTCTTCTGTGAAATACCCCCACTGCTAGCTTTGTCTTGCAGCCCCGTGAGAGTCAATGAGGTGATGGTTTATGTTGCTGATATCACCCTGGCTGTGGGAGACTTCACCCTCACTTGCATTTCCTATGGCTTTATCATTGCTGCTATTCTCCGCATCCGTACCACAGAAGGCAAGAAGAAAGCCTTCTCCACATGCTCATCCCACCTTATGGTGGTGTCCCTTTACTATTCCCCTGTGATCTACACCTATATTCGACCTGCATCCAGCTACAACTTTGAAAGGGACAAGGTGGTAGCTGCACTTTATACTCTAGTTACTCCCACATTAAACCCAATAGTGTACAGTTTCCGGAACAAGGAGATGCAAGCAGGAATTAGGAAAGTGTTTGCATTTCTGAAAGGTTAA